A stretch of the Neodiprion lecontei isolate iyNeoLeco1 chromosome 4, iyNeoLeco1.1, whole genome shotgun sequence genome encodes the following:
- the LOC107217696 gene encoding phospholipase A2 inhibitor: MMLIAVLLSVASLCVAQSPRNTCDDPNFHSLETDESKRLACGPAFENRCFCHMTCYEGRNQHIVNCTDAGFRNTDPLEHLPNNTKVLIFTGNDLGELPWNVFGTLDALPELRVIDMSRNKIREIPGKTYHHVKHVEQLFLDHNELSLDDGKNHPRVFSNFVSLLELHLTDAFEDGAPVQLAKTLHEIFVNSNLTLLMKLHLEQNEISVFHDPNVFCDLPSLMHLYLSSNSLSTLHFNLTCLPKLQFLDLEKNNFTHVLERDLHTLDHLAKEKRSMTVDFSTNPFECGCKLNPFVRWMNKTKVIVRNKNYLRCNKSSSLQKFYEEKHCYSNLGASGYRGTTVALWLLSVLLVGLILALIYVQRVELRKKLEPVIDSVSKRVRYTSIATGETREMGV; encoded by the exons ATGATGCTTATCGCCGTGTTGCTCTCGGTAGCTTCGTTGTGCGTAGCACAATCACCTCGCAACACATGCGACGATCCAAACTTCCACAGCTTGGAGACCGACGAATCTAAACGGCTTGCTTGTGGTCCAGCATTCGAAAACAGGTGCTTCTGCCACATGACATGCTACGAGGGTCGGAATCAGCACATCGTTAACTGCACCGACGCCGGTTTCAGAAATACTGACCCCCTGGAACATCTGCCAAACAATACCAAA GTGTTAATATTTACTGGAAACGATTTGGGCGAGCTACCTTGGAACGTTTTTGGTACCTTGGACGCTTTACCCGAGCTTCGAGTAATCGACATGTCACGTAATAAGATCAGGGAAATTCCGGGCAAGACTTATCACCACGTTAAGCATGTGGAGCAGCTTTTTTTGGACCACAACGAGCTCTCTTTAGACGATGGGAAAAATCATCCGCGGGTATTCTCGAACTTTGTATCACTCCTAGAGCTGCACCTGACTGATGCTTTTGAAGACGGTGCTCCAGTACAATTGGCGAAAACTCTTCATGAAATATTCGTCAACAG TAATTTGACGCTGCTGATGAAGCTACATCTCGAGCAGAACGAAATATCCGTTTTTCACGACCCCAACGTCTTCTGCGACCTGCCAAGCCTGATGCACCTTTACTTAAGTAGCAACTCTTTAAGCACCCTTCATTTCAATCTCACCTGCTTGCCAAAATTGCAATTCCTTGACCTGGAAAAGAACAATTTCACCCACGTTCTCGAAAGAGATCTTCACACCCTGGACCACTTGGCAAAAGAGAAACGGTCAATGACCGTTGATTTCAGTACAAACCCATTCGAATGTGGCTGCAAGCTGAATCCGTTTGTTCGATGGATGAACAAGACTAAAGTAATCGTTCGAAACAAGAATTACCTTCGGTGTAATAAAA GTTCAAGTCTCCAGAAGTTTTACGAAGAGAAGCACTGCTATTCAAATCTTGGAGCTTCAGGATATCGGGGAACTACCGTCGCATTGTGGCTCCTCTCCGTGCTTCTCGTCGGATTGATTCTGGCTTTGATTTATGTGCAGAGGGTAGAGCTGAGGAAAAAACTTGAGCCGGTAATAGACTCCGTTAGTAAACGAGTCCGGTACACATCGATAGCTACCGGTGAAACGCGCGAAATGGGCGTCTGA
- the LOC107217665 gene encoding ubiquinone biosynthesis O-methyltransferase, mitochondrial: MRSVRLFGSFKTSVKKHFSSTAQSTKAFEDAAKSGYSTVDSTDIEHHSKLSHKWWDTAGELKALHSLNTLRIQFIRDGLANTGITSMIPSLPLSNVKILDVGCGGGILSEPLARIGADVTGIDASSELIKTATEHATLDINLSERLQYISTSIEEHSQSNYEKYDAVVSSEVLEHVADKELFLKCCTAAMRPGGSLFLTTINKSMASLFGGIIAAEYILRLVPRGTHDWNKFVSPNEVRRILESTGCQTKLIHGMCYNLLTNEWSWMPSTVINYALHAVKREEL; encoded by the exons ATGAGATCTGTTAGATTATTTGGGTCATTCAAGACTAGTGTCAAAAAACATTTCTCCAG tACGGCGCAATCAACTAAAGCATTCGAGGATGCAGCTAAATCTGGATACTCAACAGTCGATTCGACTGACATAGAGCATCATTCGAAGCTCAGTCACAAATGGTGGGATACCGCAGGAGAACTCAAAGCTCTGCATTCTCTAAATACCTTAAGAATACAGTTTATACGAGATGGTCTAGCTAATACTGGCATTACAAGTATGATTCCTAGCCTCCCTCTCAGTAATGTTAAGATACTTGACGTGGGATGTGGCGGTGGAATCCTTTCTGAACCATTGGCGAGAATCGGTGCAGACGTAACAGGGATTGATGCATCCTCTGAATTAATTAAAACTGCTACTGAACACGCCACGTTAGATATAAACCTGTCGGAAAGATTACAGTATATCAGTACCAGCATTGAGGAACACTCTCAATCAAACTATGAAAAATATGACGCTGTTGTCAGCTCTGAAGTACTAGAGCACGTTGCAGATAAAGAACTGTTTTTGAAG TGCTGTACTGCTGCAATGCGACCTGGCGGCTCCTTGTTTTTGACAACTATAAATAAAAGTATGGCATCGTTATTTGGTGGAATCATTGCAGCTGAGTATATACTAAGATTAGTTCCACGAGGAACTCATGATTGGAACAAGTTTGTTTCACCAAACGAAGTTAGACGAATTCTGGAATCTA CTGGCTGTCAAACCAAATTGATTCATGGCATGTGTTATAATCTACTAACAAATGAGTGGTCTTGGATGCCCTCGACAGTCATCAACTATGCTCTACATGCAGTAAAGCGAGAAGAGCTCTAG